One Exiguobacterium sp. BMC-KP genomic window, TTTAACTTATCCGCTTCTGGATGTTTTTCTTTCGTTAACACACGTCCGACGACGATGTTGTTCAACGACTCATCTCGGACATCGACGCCTTCGACTTCAATTCCACTCTTCGTAATTAAATCAGCCAAGTCCTGTCCTGAAATATGACTGACATCCACATATTCGTTCAACCATTGTTTTGAGACTAACATCTGCGTTCCTCCTTAAAACTGTTCGCTGAAGCGAACGTCATTCGTATAGAAGTGGCGAATATCATCGACACCATATTTCAACATGGCAATCCGTTCGATTCCCATACCGAAAGCGAATCCTGACATTTTCGTACTATCGTACTCTGCCATTTCAAGAACGTGCGGATGAACCATTCCGGCTCCCAAAATTTCAATCCAGCCTGTTTGCTTACAGATGTTACATCCCTTACCGCCACACTTGAAACAAGAGACGTCGACTTCGACTGAAGGCTCCGTGAACGGGAAGAAACTTGGACGCAAGCGGACTTCACGTGCTTCACCGAACATCTGCTTCGCAAATGCTTCAAGCGTTCCTTTTAAATCTGCCATCGAAATCGATTCTCCAACGACAAGTCCTTCGACCTGCATGAATTGGTGAGAGTGCGTCGCATCATCTTCATCTCGGCGATACACTTTACCTGGGCAAAGAATGCGGATCGGTTCTCCTTTGGAAGCAAGCATCGTCCGGGCTTGAACTGGCGACGTATGTGTCCGCATCAAAATTTCTTCCGTAATGTAGAATGAGTCCTGCATATCACGTGCCGGGTGATCCTTCGGTAAATTCAACATCTCGAAATTGAAAAGGTCTTGCTCGACTTCTGGTCCTTCAGCAATCGTATAACCGAGTCCGACGAAAATGTCTTCGATTTCATCTGTCACTTGTTGTAGCAAATGTGCATGACCGACTTTTTTCGGACGTCCTGGTAACGTGACGTCAATCGCTTCTGTTGCGAGTTTCGCATCCATTTCCTGTTGCTTAACAGCTGTCAAACGTTGTTCGAGTTGCTCTTGGATTGCTTGACGGACTGTATTTGCGATTTCACCGACGACTGGTCGTTCTTCCGCTGATAACTTCCCCATTCCTCGTAGTACTTCTGTGATGGGTCCCTTTTTTCCAAGGTATTTGACTCGAACATCGTTGAGTTCTTTTTGTGTTGTTGCTTGATTGACTAATGCCACTGCTTCATCGCGTAACGCTTCTAATTGCTCGCGCATCTTTCCCACTCCTTTAATTGATGACATAAAAAAACGTCCCTCCGGCAAATGCCGAAGGGACGATGTAAACACCGTGGTACCACCCTTGTTTGACTTTCCAAACGAAAAGTCCTCCAATTGCGCGATAACGGGCGCATCCCGTCACGATCTCTCGTGCGACTCCGGAGTGAATTCGGTTAGCAGATTCACGAAGCAGTTTTCAGTCTACGACCGCTTCTCCCTGATTGAATCGTTCCCTAACGTACTCTGTTCCATCAACGTCCATGATGTATTCCTGATGTTCACTTTAGCACGAACGCCTGTCGGTTTCAATCCACGCTTGCAAAATGATAAAGCAAGATTCCTGCTGCTACTGCCGCATTCAATGACTCTGCTTTACCACGGATCGGGATGTAGGCACGTTCATCACAGTAAGAAAGTAACTCTGGTGAAACACCTTGTCCTTCATTTCCAATGATTAAACCAAGTGCATCCATTGGTGCGATCGTTTGATAAGACGTCGCTCCTTCTAATGCTGTTCCGATCACTGCAATACCTTGTTCATGCAAGGCATTGACCGCTTCTTCGAGTGGCATCGTGATGACAGGCAGATGGAACAACGACCCTTGTGTCGCACGGATGACTTTTCCGTTATACACGTCAACTGTTCCCGGTCCAACGATGACACCATCGAATCCAGCAGCGTCAGCTGTCCGAATCATCGTTCCAACGTTTCCTGGATCTTGAAGACGATCAAGTAACAAATAACGCCCACGTTCCAGTTGTGCCGAAGCTTGTTTCATTTCACAGACGGCAAAGATACCTTGCGACGTCTCTGTCTCAGCCAGTACTTTGATGACAGCTTCATCGATTGTAAAGACATCGGCATTTCGTTTCCATGAACCTGGTACTTGATATGATTCTCGAACGATTACTTCTTTGATGATTCCAGCGCGAACCGCCTCTTCAACTAGGTGTTCCCCTTCAATCAAAAAGCGGTTCGTCTGCAAACGTCCTTTTTTCGTTAAGAGTTTTTTCCATTGTTTAACGATTTCGTTCTTTGCTGATGCGATGTGCTTCATTGTTATAATTACCCCTCGTAGATCGCTTGGACTGTCTCAGCATCAAGGCGTTTCGTGACAGCGACGACTAAATCGACCGCTGCTTCGAAATCGGCTTTATGCATGATCGAGACGTTCGTATGCAAGTAGCGAATCGGCACTGTCAATGCAAGTGATGGAACACCTGTATTAGACAAGTGGAACTTCGCTGCATCCGTTCCGCCACCTGGCGTTAAGTCCAGTTGATACTTGATATTTTCTTCTGTTGCGACTTTCGTCACGAAATCGATCAATCCACGATGCGCGATCATTGTTGCGTCGAACATGATGACTTGAACACCTTCACCGAGTTTCGACAATGCCTCGCGATCCGTCATTCCTGGTGTATCGCCAGGAATACCTGTATCGACTGCAAACGCAATCGATGGTTTGAGCATATGTGCGACGGTTTGAGCACCGCGCAATCCGACTTCTTCTTGGACTGTCGCTCCTGCGAAAATCGTGTTTGGATGCCCGTCTGCTTTTAAGCGTTTAATTGCCTCAATGGCGATGGCGCAACCAATCCGGTTGTCCCATGCTTTTGCCATCAAGAAATTCTCATTTTTCATCACAGTAAATTCGCAATGTGGAACGACCGTATCACCCGGACGAATTCCCCAACCGTCGACTTCTTCTTTAGAGGAAGCACCGATATCGATGAACATGTCCTTGATGTCGACCGGCTTATTGCGCGCTTCCGGTGGTAAAACATGAGGTGGTTTTGCGCCGATTACACCTGGAATGACTTCACCAGATGACGTCACAATATTCATACGCTGTGCCAAGAGGACCTGCCCCCACCAACCACCGAGTGGCTGGAAACGAAGAAATCCTTTTTCATCGATCTTCGTAACCATGAATCCGACTTCATCCATGTGAGCAGCAATCAAAACGCGTGGTGCATCTTCGCCTGCGCCTTTATGTTCCGCAAACAGACTTCCGAGACCATCTTGATGAAACGCTTCTGCATGGGGTTCCAAATATTCACGCATGAGGCTCCGGACTTCCTTTTCGTTTCCCGGTACACCTGTTGCGTCCGTAAGACGTTTTAGCATATGTAATTGTTCATTCATCTGATTTCCTCCTTAGTAACCGTTGTCTTGTCGCACATGGTTTGCTTCATTTTTAGAAATGTAAGCCTTGAAAATCATATCCTGTGTAAAGCCTAGTGTAGCACCTAAGGCGAGGTATGCACCAATCAGAACATCATAACTTTGTTCCGTTCGCGAAATCGCGAAGACGTTCGTTTTGTTATAGACATCTAAAAAGGCATCTGTTGCCGTCAAATAAAAATCACCTTCTGCAAAATGATTCTTCTTGTACTCAAGTGCTAGACCTAGTGAGAGTAGAAAATGGACGCCATCGACATATTCCTCAAGAATTGTGACTTGAGCGGATGGTCCCTTCTTCGACCAGAACTTGAAGCAACGTGTCTCATTCGCAAGTTCACCGAGTTCGACCAATAAGGCGAGCAACCGCTCGTCGAATTGATTGCCTGTCAATTGATGTTCTGACTGAATCCGTTTATCCAACTGTTCTTGCATCTCAAAAAGTGTCAACCAATCCATCTTTAATTCTCCTTCTATCTAAAAAAATCATATGACCGTCTATCGACGTGCCCTCTTATTTTATCATTAAATCGAAAAAAACGTCGGAGAATTAAATTCCCCGACGAATTGTAGAACTTAAGCGTTCAATTTTGCTTTTGCTGTGTCAGCAAGTGAAGCAAATGCAGTTGCATCTGTAACTGCGAGGTCAGCGAGCATCTTACGGTTAACGTCGATACCTGCTAATTTAAGACCATGCATCATGCGGCTGTAAGAAAGACCGTTGATACGTGCTGCCGCATTGATCCGAGTGATCCAGAGGCGACGGAAGTCACGTTTCTTTTGACGACGGTCACGGTAAGCGTACATGAGAGATTTCATGACTTGCTGTTTCGCAACCTTGAAGAGTGTATGTTTCGAGCCGTAGTAGCCCTTAGCTAATTTGAGTTGTTTTTTACGACGTTGACGAGTCGTATATCCGCCTTTTACGCGTGGCATATAAATTCCCTCCTAAATCTGTATACGATTGGATAAATTACTTCGCGATCATGTGACGGATGCGTTTGAAGTCACCCGTAGATACCATGCTAGCTTTACGTAATTTACGTTTCGCTTTTGTTGATTTGTTACCGAACAAGTGGCTTGTGTAAGCACGACCACGTTTCAATTTGCCAGAAGCAGTACGTTTGAAACGTTTAGAAGCACCGCGGTGCGATTTCATTTTAGGCATGAGAGATTCCCTCCTACTTCGATTCGATTAGTCTTCTTTCTTAGGAGCAAGCACGAGGAACATGCTGCGTCCTTCCATCTTCGGTCTCTGTTCCACAACACCGAACTCACTTAAATCCGTTGCGAGGCGTTCGAGAACGCGTCTACCGATTTCCGAGTGAGTGATGGCACGACCGCGGAAACGAATACTCGCTTTCACTTTGTTACCATTCTCCAAGAATTTCTTCGCATTACGGAATTTCGTTTGGAAGTCGTTCTCCTCGATTGTCGGGCTAAGACGAACTTCTTTCATCTGAATCACTTTCTGATTCTTCCGAGTTTCTTTGTCCTTCTTTTGCATCTCGAAACGGTATTTACCGTAGTCCATGATCTTACAAACTGGCGGCGTCGCTTGTGGAGCGACCATGACGAGGTCAAGTTCCGCTTCCTCAGCGAGACGTAACGCTTCGTTGCGTGATTGGACACCTAGTTGAGCACCATCCGCTCCGATAAGACGAACTTCTCGGGCACGGATGCTTTCATTGATTAACAGATCTTTGCTAATGGTTAGCACCTCCATCGTGCATTGCACGAAAAATGAATGATAGAAAACGCTATAAAAAAAGCGTCGGCAGTTTTTCCCGCCCACACTCATAAGGAACGCCAAGGCACAGCATTCGCTATACATTGCGTATCTTCATGATGAACCAGTACGAGTTATCGTACATGGTGAGAAGCGGGATGCTTCTGCTTTGTTGTCATTTCACTTTGCTATCATAGCACTTGTTTTCCCGTGATGTCAAGCCGCTTTCTATGTTCTTACTGAACGTTGCTCACATACTTGATTATAATAGCAATCCTTTGGCGGATAAGCAAGAAGTTTCTAACCTGTTTTTCACGGGTACATTCATAATGTGCAAAAAAAGATTCAGAACATTCGCAAGCAAAACTGTTTATTTAGAATGATTATTGTTTTATAATTAATTTAATCTTACATAAAGGGGAGAATAACAGATGAATGAAAAACGATTAACGACCAATCAAGGTGTACCAATCGGTGACAATCAGAATTCACGTACGGCTGGACGTCGTGGACCGACATTGTTAGAAGACTATCAATTAATTGAAAAGATGGCCCATTTCGACCGGGAACGTGTACCTGAGCGTGTCGTACATGCTCGTGGATTCGGTGCTCACGGTGTCTTCACTGTCAAAAATTCGATGAAAAAGTACACGAAAGCAGCGTTTTTACAAGAAGAAGGTACGGAAGTTCCTGTCTTTGCCCGCTTCTCGACTGTTATTCACGGCACACACTCTCCAGAGACGTTACGTGACCCACGCGGTTTCTCTGTTAAGTTCTATACAGAAGAAGGAAACTGGGATTTCGTCGGGAACAACCTTCCTGTCTTCTTTATTCGTGACGCAATGAAGTTTCCGGATATGGTCCATTCACTCAAACCAGATCCACGCACGAATATTCAAGATCCTGACCGTTATTGGGATTTCATGACGCTTCGTCCAGAATCGACGAATATGCTCATGCATCTCTTTACAGATGAAGGGATTCCTGCAAGCTACCGTAAAATGCGTGGTTCTTCCGTCCACTCGTTTAAATGGGTGAATGCACACGGTAACACGGTTTATGTGAAACTACGCTGGGTACCAAAAGCTGGTGTTCACAATCTCTCAGCTGAAGAAGCAACAGAGATTCAAGGAAAAGACTTCAACCATGCTTCAAACGATACATTCCAAGCAATTGAAGACGGTGATTACCCGGAATGGGATCTGTTCGTACAGGTACTCGATCCGGCTGACGTCGATCAGTTCGATTTCGATCCGCTCGATGCGACAAAAGATTGGTTCGAAGATGTCATCCCATTCCAACACGTCGGTACAATGACATTGAACAAAAATGTCGATAACTACTTTGCTGAAACGGAATCAGTTGGTTTTAACCCAGGTGTCTTGATTCCAGGTATGTTGCCATCTGAAGATAAGTTATTACAAGGTCGCTTGTTCTCTTACTCAGATACACAACGCTATCGTATTGGTACGAACTACCAACAACTTCCGATCAACTGTCCGTTTGCACAAGTGAACAACTACCAACGTGACGGTGCAATGCCGGTTGGTCAGCAAACGAGTCCGGTCAACTATGAACCGAACCGTTATCAAGAAGAACCAAAAGAGACACCAGAGTACACGGAAGAAAATCAACCGTTGCTTGATGATAAACATGGTCGTCTCGAAATCGAGAAGACGAACAACTTCGGTCAAGCCGGCGAAGTCTACCGCCGGATGACGGAAGAAGAGCAAGCGGCTCTCTTGAAAAACCTCGTTAATGATCTCGAGCAAGTGCGCCATGAGAACACGGTTTTACTTGCGATTTGTAACTTCTATCGCGCCGATGCTTCACTCGGTCAGAAGCTATCAGAAGCGCTTCAAGTCGATATCGAACCATTCTTGCAACAAATGCGTTCATAATTACAAAACAAGCACCCTTGACTTCTGTCTTGGGTGCTTGTTTTTAGTTTAATATGAAACGAAGTCGTACCGCTCGGCTGTTGCATACGTATATTCATTCAACTTCGTGAACAAAACAATTTTTCCTAACCCAACATCTTTGACACTATTTTGTTGCATGTATTGTTTCTCTGTTTCCGTAAAGGTATTGTAAATCGGTGCATATCCGTCACTTTGGAATGGTTGCATCTGAATGGCACGATCGGCGTTTTCGAATGTATTATAGCGAATCGTCCCGCCAATGATACCTCGACCTAAAATCGTCATCGCCTTTCCATCAGCCCGGTGTACATCTCGAATCGTATTGTTGATGACAGTTGGATTTTTCCAGTTCATCATCGAAATGGCATAATCCTTCGTTTTTTCGATTAAGTTGTTTTCGATCCGGATATTCGTGTGTAAACGATTCTCTGTATATTGATGTGTTCCGATGGCGACATTGATATTGGAAAAGATATTATTACGAATTGTAATATCCGTATTCGGAGTACCATCTTGGACAGACCACTTCCACGGAAAACCCTTCGTGATTGGATCCGGTGTATCTAAGTTGATCGATTCGTTTGGTCCCGTATTCGCTATCATCGTCGCATCCACGAACTTCATATTTTCAATCGTCGCGTTTTTCGTCGCATCTAACTCCATCGCATGTGATCCTTTTTGATTACGGACCGTGATGCCACCGATGTATAAGTTTTGGTTATGCGCGATCGCAAAGGCAGATCCTCGTGAAAAACCGTTTAGGTCAATCTGGGCATTTCCCTTTCCGATGATCCGTGCATTCTTTGTACCATTATATTTCGACATTTTTGTATTTAGACGTAACACAGATGGTGCCACTAGATCAAAAACACTCGTCGTCGCGCTGATTTTCGACGTCCCCGTTTCAGATGTCTTTTTGATGATGACCCCATCTTCTAAAATGACTGTCGTATTCGATGGAATCCCGACACGTAGAGGGGAAAGATATGTTCCTTTTGATAAAATAAGCGTACCTCCCCCTTCTTTTTCAAGTCTTTCTAAATAAGAACGCATCGTATAGTGATTCCGGGTTTTCGCATTGTATGTCGTGTACTTTCGAATTAAAGGATCAATCGCTTCCGTTTTAGGTGTAATGCGATATGTCTTTTTAGTTGTAGCTGCTTTTGGCTGTTCAACGGAACATCCCATGAACAAGATTGAAGCAGCAAGCGTAAGCGGTAGTGTTCGTTTCAATGTCATACTTCCTTTCCACGTCGTAAAACAAATTTATCCATTTCCCATTACATTCTAATCGTTTTCCAAATAAAAATAAATATTTCCATCTTCTTTTTTTAAAACTAACTCTCTCTTCTTTATCGGATAAACTGCATTTGATTTAAAGGACATACAAAAAACCGATCATCCCATAAAGTGGACAACCGGTTATATTTCATTATTTTGAACGGTTTGCGATTTCTTGCTCTAAATCTGCAACGAATTGTTCGAGTGATGCATTACTCGAATCTTTTGAACCGTAGCGACGAATGTTGACTTCGCGTGCTTCTACTTCTTTGTCACCTAAAACGAGCATGACCGGTACTTTATTGACTTGTGCTTCACGGATACGATAACCGAGTTTCTCGTCACGGAAATCTGTTTCGACGCGGATTCCCTTTTTCAACAGGATCGCTTTGATTTCACGGGCATAGTCTTCATGAACACCAGAAACCGGAATCAATTTCACCTGAACGGGTGCGAGCCATGTTGGGAACGCTCCTTTGTATTCTTCAATCAAGTAAGCAACGAATCGTTCCATTGTTGATACTACACCTCGGTGTAAGACGACTGGACGGTGATCTTGTCCGTCGTTACCTTTGTATGTCAATTCGAATCGCTCTGGTAAGAGGAAGTCGAGTTGAACTGTTGAGAGCGTCTCATCTTTGCCAAGTGCTGTTCGAACTTGAACGTCAAGCTTCGGTCCGTAGAATGCGGCTTCGCCTTCTGCTTCGAAGTATTCGAGTTCGAGCTCATCCATTGTTTCTTTCAGCTCACGCTGCGCCATTTCCCAAATTGCATCGTTATCGAAGTACTTCTCTTTATCCGCTGGGTCACGATACGAAAGACGGAACTTGTAATCTGTAATCCCGAAGTCGGCATAGACTTCTTGAATGAGATGAACGATTGCTTTGAACTCGTCTTTCATTTGGTCAGGACGGACGAACGTGTGCCCATCGTTGAGAACCATGTAACGAACACGTTGGAGTCCAGTTAAGGCACCAGACATCTCATACCGGTGCATGCCACCAAGCTCAGCGACACGAAGCGGTAAATCACGGTACGAACGTGGTTCATTCTTGTAGACCATCATATGGTGCGGACAGTTCATTGGACGAAGAACGAGTTCTTCGTTATCCATCTCCATTTTCGGGAACATGTCATCTTGATAATGATCCCAATGACCCGATGTTTTGTACAAATCAACTGAACCAAGAACTGGTGTGTAGACATGCTCATAGCCAAGTTCGAGTTCTTTATCAACGATATAACGCTCGACTGTCCGACGGATGGCTGCCCCTTTTGGTAACCACATTGGGAGTCCTTGACCAACTTCTTGAGAAGTGAAGAATAAGCCAAGTTCTTTACCGAGCTTACGGTGATCGCGCTCTTTCGCTTCAGCGAGGAAGTGGAGATGTTGTTTCAACTGATCTTTTGTTGCCCATGCTGTACCGTAAATCCGTTGAAGCATCTTGTTTTTTGAATCACCACGCCAGTAAGCACCAGCAATGCTCATCAATTTGAAGACTTGTAACTTCGCTGTTGCTGGCACATGTGGTCCACGGCAGAGATCGAAGAATTCGCCTTGACGGTAAATTGTCAAATCCTGATCAGCAGGAATCGATTCGATCAATTCAACTTTCAACGGATCGTTGAGTTCTTTATAAATCGCGAGTGCTTCGTCACGTGAGACGACTTCGCGTTCGATCGACAAGTTCTCACCCGCGATTTTGTTCATCATCTTCTCGATTTCCGGAAGATCTTCTTCAGTTAGACGACGTTCCATATCGATATCGTAGTAGAAACCATTCTCGATTGTCGGTCCGATCCCGAGATGAATCGTTTCATCTGGGTACAGGCGTTTGATTGCTTGTGCCATCAAGTGAGCCGATGAGTGACGAATCAAGTCGAGACCTTCTTCTGAATCCGGCATGATCAATTCGATTGTGCCATCCTCTTCGATTGGACGACGGTAATCGATTACGTGTCCATTTAGTTTTGCAGCAAATGCTTTTTTACGAAGTCCTGGGCTGATTGAAGCCGCAACCTCTTCCGCTGTCGTGCCGGCTGCGAATTCCTTTAAAGCGCCATCTGGAAATGTAAGTGCGATGTTTGACATGACTGTTTCCCCCTTATACAAAATAAAAAAGACTCATCCCTAAAAAAGGGACGAGTCTTAATCTCGTGGTACCACCCTCGTTCCCGCACCAGATGCTGGTTCGGCTCGAACACGCGTTAACGGGCGTGAGGCGCAAACGGATTAGCCCCGTTCGTGCTATGAGGGAGTAAAGACATGAATGATTCCATGAGAAGCTTCCACCATTCTTCTCTCGCTAGTTTGGTTCATTTCATTCTTCGTATCCTCAATCGTTGCATCGTCTATTGACGTGTCATTAGTATAACGAATTCGCTACTTCCTTGACAAGGAAAATTAGTAGCGCCGTCGATTTTCACCGAGGAACTCGATCGGTTGTGTTGTCGTCCGAATTCGTTCCATCAGTCGTGCAGCCTTTAACTTATCCCCTTGATCATTCGTAATTCCAAAATGAAGTTCCAATTCATCATAAGACAAGTTTGAGCTGAATAACGTCGGCAGACGATGCATCATCCGGTACTGTAAGATGATCCCGAATAATTCATCTCGTACCCACGGACTGATCGACTCCGCACCGATATCATCAATTAATAAGACCGGAATCGTTTGGAATCCTTCAAGGAACGTATCAAACGAGTCGGAGCGAATCCGTCGTTTCGCCTCGGCAACAAACCCTGGGGCATGAACGAGAATCGTCGCAATTCGTTCTTTTTTCAAAGCATTTCCGATCGCAGCTAAGAGATACGTTTTCCCAACACCAAAGCTCCCGTGTAGATAGAGTCCCTTCACTTGCTCTTTTGAGCGCAGATGATTCAGGAACTGAGAAGCTGCACGTAAGGCAAGCTTCCGATCCGTCGTCGATAAGTCAAAATCACTAAAGTTCGCATCGCGTACTTCGTCCGGAAGGAACAGGCTCTTGAATTTTTTCTCAAGTGCGCGTTCATCCTCTCGGTCTTTGAGCGCTTGCGATTTCTCATACGAAACGACGATCTGTCCTTTTTCGACATGTAGGATCGGCTGATAGCCTTCGATAACGGCTTTATTTTCAATCAGTCGATTGCCATCCATCTGCTCTGCGTATTCATTCAGTTTGAGCATACCACGCTCGATCATCCGTTGATCGATTTCCGGATGAGTCCTTAAAAACATGACGACACCTGGATGCGATAACACTCGTTGTTGAATCGCTCGAACCGATTCTGCGACGTCTGGTCGGCTTAATATTTTTTCGATAGATGATTGGATATGTTCCATGTCCCGACTCCTTTAGTTCCCCTTCAGTTCCCGTAAGATCCGTTCCATCTCTTCATCGTCCGGAACATCTGCTTCGAAACTCGCTTTTTTAGATGCTTCATATTGCTGTTGTTTCGCTTTTTCTTCTTGTAGCCACTTTGGATTTGGACCACCGTTTGTATTACTCGTTCGTCCTCGACGTCCACCAACGGTCTGACGCGAACGTTCTTGTTTTTGCTCCTGCTTCTTCGCAATCAAGTCATCCTGCTCCTGTGTCTTCGCTAGTGCTTCGGACGCTGTTACGTATCCTTTTTGTTTCCAATCATCGACGATTGATAAAAGGAAATTTTTACTGAAGCGATTATCCTTTTTGACGACAAGGGCATAGTAGTACGCGGCGTTGACGATCCCAGACGACATCTCATAATCAATGATCAATTGCTGGATCAACTCTTCATCTCGCTCAGATAATGCTTTGACCTTTCGCAACTTCGCGACATAGTGCTTCGGGTGAGTGCTTTCCATCGTCTC contains:
- the thrS gene encoding threonine--tRNA ligase; amino-acid sequence: MSNIALTFPDGALKEFAAGTTAEEVAASISPGLRKKAFAAKLNGHVIDYRRPIEEDGTIELIMPDSEEGLDLIRHSSAHLMAQAIKRLYPDETIHLGIGPTIENGFYYDIDMERRLTEEDLPEIEKMMNKIAGENLSIEREVVSRDEALAIYKELNDPLKVELIESIPADQDLTIYRQGEFFDLCRGPHVPATAKLQVFKLMSIAGAYWRGDSKNKMLQRIYGTAWATKDQLKQHLHFLAEAKERDHRKLGKELGLFFTSQEVGQGLPMWLPKGAAIRRTVERYIVDKELELGYEHVYTPVLGSVDLYKTSGHWDHYQDDMFPKMEMDNEELVLRPMNCPHHMMVYKNEPRSYRDLPLRVAELGGMHRYEMSGALTGLQRVRYMVLNDGHTFVRPDQMKDEFKAIVHLIQEVYADFGITDYKFRLSYRDPADKEKYFDNDAIWEMAQRELKETMDELELEYFEAEGEAAFYGPKLDVQVRTALGKDETLSTVQLDFLLPERFELTYKGNDGQDHRPVVLHRGVVSTMERFVAYLIEEYKGAFPTWLAPVQVKLIPVSGVHEDYAREIKAILLKKGIRVETDFRDEKLGYRIREAQVNKVPVMLVLGDKEVEAREVNIRRYGSKDSSNASLEQFVADLEQEIANRSK
- the rpmI gene encoding 50S ribosomal protein L35, with the translated sequence MPKMKSHRGASKRFKRTASGKLKRGRAYTSHLFGNKSTKAKRKLRKASMVSTGDFKRIRHMIAK
- a CDS encoding right-handed parallel beta-helix repeat-containing protein: MKRTLPLTLAASILFMGCSVEQPKAATTKKTYRITPKTEAIDPLIRKYTTYNAKTRNHYTMRSYLERLEKEGGGTLILSKGTYLSPLRVGIPSNTTVILEDGVIIKKTSETGTSKISATTSVFDLVAPSVLRLNTKMSKYNGTKNARIIGKGNAQIDLNGFSRGSAFAIAHNQNLYIGGITVRNQKGSHAMELDATKNATIENMKFVDATMIANTGPNESINLDTPDPITKGFPWKWSVQDGTPNTDITIRNNIFSNINVAIGTHQYTENRLHTNIRIENNLIEKTKDYAISMMNWKNPTVINNTIRDVHRADGKAMTILGRGIIGGTIRYNTFENADRAIQMQPFQSDGYAPIYNTFTETEKQYMQQNSVKDVGLGKIVLFTKLNEYTYATAERYDFVSY
- the pheS gene encoding phenylalanine--tRNA ligase subunit alpha, whose protein sequence is MREQLEALRDEAVALVNQATTQKELNDVRVKYLGKKGPITEVLRGMGKLSAEERPVVGEIANTVRQAIQEQLEQRLTAVKQQEMDAKLATEAIDVTLPGRPKKVGHAHLLQQVTDEIEDIFVGLGYTIAEGPEVEQDLFNFEMLNLPKDHPARDMQDSFYITEEILMRTHTSPVQARTMLASKGEPIRILCPGKVYRRDEDDATHSHQFMQVEGLVVGESISMADLKGTLEAFAKQMFGEAREVRLRPSFFPFTEPSVEVDVSCFKCGGKGCNICKQTGWIEILGAGMVHPHVLEMAEYDSTKMSGFAFGMGIERIAMLKYGVDDIRHFYTNDVRFSEQF
- the infC gene encoding translation initiation factor IF-3 — translated: MEVLTISKDLLINESIRAREVRLIGADGAQLGVQSRNEALRLAEEAELDLVMVAPQATPPVCKIMDYGKYRFEMQKKDKETRKNQKVIQMKEVRLSPTIEENDFQTKFRNAKKFLENGNKVKASIRFRGRAITHSEIGRRVLERLATDLSEFGVVEQRPKMEGRSMFLVLAPKKED
- a CDS encoding dUTP diphosphatase, which translates into the protein MDWLTLFEMQEQLDKRIQSEHQLTGNQFDERLLALLVELGELANETRCFKFWSKKGPSAQVTILEEYVDGVHFLLSLGLALEYKKNHFAEGDFYLTATDAFLDVYNKTNVFAISRTEQSYDVLIGAYLALGATLGFTQDMIFKAYISKNEANHVRQDNGY
- a CDS encoding catalase codes for the protein MNEKRLTTNQGVPIGDNQNSRTAGRRGPTLLEDYQLIEKMAHFDRERVPERVVHARGFGAHGVFTVKNSMKKYTKAAFLQEEGTEVPVFARFSTVIHGTHSPETLRDPRGFSVKFYTEEGNWDFVGNNLPVFFIRDAMKFPDMVHSLKPDPRTNIQDPDRYWDFMTLRPESTNMLMHLFTDEGIPASYRKMRGSSVHSFKWVNAHGNTVYVKLRWVPKAGVHNLSAEEATEIQGKDFNHASNDTFQAIEDGDYPEWDLFVQVLDPADVDQFDFDPLDATKDWFEDVIPFQHVGTMTLNKNVDNYFAETESVGFNPGVLIPGMLPSEDKLLQGRLFSYSDTQRYRIGTNYQQLPINCPFAQVNNYQRDGAMPVGQQTSPVNYEPNRYQEEPKETPEYTEENQPLLDDKHGRLEIEKTNNFGQAGEVYRRMTEEEQAALLKNLVNDLEQVRHENTVLLAICNFYRADASLGQKLSEALQVDIEPFLQQMRS
- a CDS encoding M42 family metallopeptidase; its protein translation is MNEQLHMLKRLTDATGVPGNEKEVRSLMREYLEPHAEAFHQDGLGSLFAEHKGAGEDAPRVLIAAHMDEVGFMVTKIDEKGFLRFQPLGGWWGQVLLAQRMNIVTSSGEVIPGVIGAKPPHVLPPEARNKPVDIKDMFIDIGASSKEEVDGWGIRPGDTVVPHCEFTVMKNENFLMAKAWDNRIGCAIAIEAIKRLKADGHPNTIFAGATVQEEVGLRGAQTVAHMLKPSIAFAVDTGIPGDTPGMTDREALSKLGEGVQVIMFDATMIAHRGLIDFVTKVATEENIKYQLDLTPGGGTDAAKFHLSNTGVPSLALTVPIRYLHTNVSIMHKADFEAAVDLVVAVTKRLDAETVQAIYEG
- a CDS encoding TrmH family RNA methyltransferase: MKHIASAKNEIVKQWKKLLTKKGRLQTNRFLIEGEHLVEEAVRAGIIKEVIVRESYQVPGSWKRNADVFTIDEAVIKVLAETETSQGIFAVCEMKQASAQLERGRYLLLDRLQDPGNVGTMIRTADAAGFDGVIVGPGTVDVYNGKVIRATQGSLFHLPVITMPLEEAVNALHEQGIAVIGTALEGATSYQTIAPMDALGLIIGNEGQGVSPELLSYCDERAYIPIRGKAESLNAAVAAGILLYHFASVD
- the rplT gene encoding 50S ribosomal protein L20; amino-acid sequence: MPRVKGGYTTRQRRKKQLKLAKGYYGSKHTLFKVAKQQVMKSLMYAYRDRRQKKRDFRRLWITRINAAARINGLSYSRMMHGLKLAGIDVNRKMLADLAVTDATAFASLADTAKAKLNA